In Micromonospora sp. NBC_01813, the following are encoded in one genomic region:
- a CDS encoding thiazolylpeptide-type bacteriocin encodes MSDEIIDVEDLELDELSVSSIRDSAALPETGASSGSSSCSSSSCCGASSCCASCAEVEAQAL; translated from the coding sequence ATGTCCGACGAAATCATCGACGTCGAAGACCTCGAGCTCGACGAGCTGTCGGTCAGCTCGATCCGCGACTCGGCCGCGCTGCCGGAGACCGGTGCCTCCTCCGGCTCCTCCAGCTGCAGCTCCAGCTCGTGCTGCGGCGCCAGCTCCTGCTGCGCCTCGTGCGCCGAGGTCGAAGCGCAGGCCCTCTGA
- a CDS encoding thiazolylpeptide-type bacteriocin — protein MLTELSTTWEFTQDYDLDIDVDGLDLGPLTVTAMRDSVALPETGASSAGDGGRASCSCCYVT, from the coding sequence ATGTTGACCGAACTGTCGACGACCTGGGAGTTCACCCAGGACTACGACCTGGACATCGACGTGGACGGGCTGGATCTCGGACCGCTCACCGTCACCGCGATGCGGGACTCGGTGGCACTGCCCGAGACCGGAGCGTCCTCGGCCGGCGACGGCGGTCGGGCCTCCTGCTCCTGCTGCTACGTCACCTGA
- a CDS encoding 3-methyladenine DNA glycosylase: protein MTETVLDRADWTRRRDAHAERVDRLVGGHLERRRRGEAHPVADFLFTYYAYRPAQLRRWHPGAGVSLAEADPAEWGRHYRAVATPAGPVVTVDVAGFLARRGETVALVRELLARTEGRPGHFGCFGLHEWAMVYRQAPDEVRHERWPLRMSPQGIAEFVDSQRIRCSHFDAYRFFTPAARPLNLLAPTRPTQAEFEQPGCLHANMDLYKHAYRLVPLVSAEVVVDCFELARDIRDLDMRASPYDLRELGYPPVRIETAHGRTEYVAMQRGFADRAAVLRRRLLTELERFDEVEDPAYRI, encoded by the coding sequence GTGACCGAGACCGTGCTCGACCGGGCCGACTGGACCCGTCGGCGCGACGCGCACGCCGAGCGCGTCGACCGGCTGGTCGGTGGGCACCTGGAGCGCCGTCGGCGGGGCGAGGCACATCCGGTCGCCGATTTCCTGTTCACGTACTACGCGTACCGACCGGCGCAGTTGCGTCGGTGGCATCCCGGCGCGGGGGTTTCCCTGGCCGAGGCCGATCCGGCCGAGTGGGGCCGGCACTACCGTGCGGTGGCGACCCCGGCCGGTCCGGTGGTCACCGTGGACGTCGCCGGGTTCCTGGCCCGCCGTGGTGAGACCGTGGCCCTGGTACGCGAGCTGCTGGCGCGTACCGAAGGTCGGCCGGGGCACTTCGGCTGCTTCGGGCTGCACGAGTGGGCGATGGTCTACCGGCAGGCGCCCGACGAGGTGCGGCACGAACGGTGGCCGCTGCGGATGAGCCCGCAGGGTATTGCCGAGTTCGTCGACAGCCAGCGGATCCGGTGCAGCCACTTCGACGCGTACCGGTTCTTCACTCCGGCGGCCCGGCCGCTGAACCTGTTGGCGCCGACCCGGCCGACGCAGGCCGAGTTCGAGCAGCCCGGCTGCCTGCACGCCAACATGGATCTCTACAAGCACGCGTACCGGCTGGTGCCGTTGGTGTCGGCGGAGGTCGTGGTGGACTGCTTCGAGCTGGCCCGCGACATCCGCGACCTGGACATGCGGGCCAGCCCGTACGACCTGCGGGAGCTGGGGTATCCGCCGGTGCGGATCGAGACCGCGCACGGCCGGACCGAGTACGTGGCGATGCAGCGTGGGTTCGCCGACCGGGCGGCGGTGCTGCGTCGTCGGCTGTTGACGGAGCTGGAGCGGTTCGACGAGGTCGAGGATCCGGCGTACCGGATCTGA